A section of the Solea solea chromosome 17, fSolSol10.1, whole genome shotgun sequence genome encodes:
- the srsf5b gene encoding serine and arginine rich splicing factor 5b, with product MSGCRIFIGRLSPSAREKDVERFFKGYGRIRDIDLKRGFGFVEFDDPRDAEDAVYELDGKELCNERVTIEHARVRLRGGRGRGSSGAGGGGGGGRFSDRYGRGSQNSRSRNPPPMRTENRLIVENLSSRVSWQDLKDFMRQAGEVTFADAHRPKLNEGVVEFASYSDLKNALEKLSGKEINGRKIKLIEAAKKRSRSRSRSESSSRSRSRSRGRSPSRSPRRSRTPTKAHDRSRSRSRSGSRAGSRAGSSSPSKSKEPAKRSSNMRSKSATPPSPPPAQRASVSRSRSRSRSRSPSTDSQR from the exons ATGAGTGGATGTCGTATTTTCATCGGCCGGCTGAGCCCCTCTGCCAGAGAGAAGGACGTGGAGAGGTTCTTCAAAGGATACGGCCGAATCCGAGATATCGACCTCAAGAGAGGCTTTGGGTTTGTG GAGTTTGACGACCCCAGGGATGCTGAAGACGCAGTGTATGAGCTTGATGGCAAAGAGCTGTGCAATGAAAG ggTAACCATCGAGCACGCCCGCGTCCGCCTGCGTGGCGGTCGTGGCAGGGGCAGCAGTGGTGCAGGAggtggcggaggaggaggacgttTCTCCGATCGCTACGGCCGAGGCTCCCAGAACAGTCGGAG TCGGAATCCTCCTCCAATGCGGACTGAAAACCGCCTGATCGTTGAGAATTTGTCCTCCCGTGTCAGCTGGCAG GACCTCAAAGATTTCATGAGACAAGCTGGAGAGGTGACATTCGCTGACGCACACCGGCCAAAGCTCAACGAAGG GGTCGTTGAGTTTGCCTCTTACAGCGACCTGAAAAATGCCCTTGAGAAACTGTCTGGAAAGGAAATCAATGGCAGGAAAATCAAGCTCATTGAAGCAGCCAAGAAGAG GTCCAGGAGTCGTTCCCGGTCAGAGAGCTCCTCCCGATCACGATCCCGCTCTCGCGGTCGCTCCCCGTCCCGCTCCCCCAGACGCTCCCGCACCCCCACCAAGGCCCACGACCGCTCGCGCTCCCGCTCCCGCAGCGGCTCCCGCGCCGGCTCCCGCGCCGGCAGCTCTTCGCCTTCCAAATCCAAGGAGCCCGCCAAGCGCTCCTCCAACATGAGGAGCAAGTCGGCCACGCCGCCGTCCCCTCCGCCCGCCCAGAGAGCCTCTGTGTCCCGTTCGCGCTCGCGTTCCCGCTCGCGCTCTCCGTCCACAGACAGCCAACGCTAG